GAGAGATTCGTTCGCAATGACTATGTACGAAAAAACGTTTCCGAATAAGAGATTCAGACTTACCCTAGAGTTTTTAAAAAAACACGTTAGCACCTCTGAAACCATTTTTGATTTTGGTGTTCCAAATCCGTTTTCTAAAATAATGGAAGAAAACGGTTATACTGTAAAAAACACTAAAGGCGAAGATTTAGACAACGATCAGACGGCACTACAAACAGAAGATTATACTGTTTTTACAGCATTTGAAATTTTCGAACATTTACTAAACCCGTACACGATTTTACAAAACGTAAAATGTGACAAATTGTTAATTTCAATTCCGTTACGTTTATGGTTTTCTCCAGCATATCGTTCTAAAACAGATATGTGGGACAGACATTACCATGAGTTTGAAGACTGGCAATTAGACTGGCTTTTAGAAAAAACCGGATGGAAAATAACGGATCGTCTTCAATTTACACATCCAGTAAAAAAAATTGGACTTAGACCTTTATTAAGATATTTTACTCCAAGATATTATATTGTTGTAGCGGAAAAGATTAAATAAATTCCAATACTAAAATTCCAAATTCCAATTGAACTCGCTTTAATTGGAATTTGGAATTTTAAAAAGTTGGGATTTTAAATTGAAAATTTATGAAATACTATATCGTCATTCCGGCACACAACGAGCAAGACTTAATTGGCTTAACCTTACAATCTCTGGTTTCGCAAACCGTTTTGCCTTCAAAAGTTGTGGTTGTCAATGATAATTCAACTGATAAAACAGAAGAAGTTGTTTTAGGATTCGCAAAAGAAAATCCATACATCTCTGTTGTCAACAAAACTTCAGATGCGATTCATTTACCGGGAAGCAAAGTGATTCAGGCTTTTCAGAAAGGTTTTGAAACTTTAGATTCGGATTATGATATTATTGTAAAGATTGATGGTGATTTAATTTTTCCTCCAAACTATTTCGAAACCATAATCAAACATTTTGAATCTGATTTAAAAATCGGAATGGTTGGCGGATTCTGCTATATCGATAAAAACGGCGAATGGGTTTTAGAAAACCTAACCGATAAAGATCATATTCGCGGCGCTTTAAAGGCGTACAGAAAAGAAACTTTCCAACAAATTGGCGGTTTAAAACCTGCAATGGGTTGGGATACGGTAGATGAATTATTATGTAAATATTACGGCTGGAAAATAGTTACAGACCAATCTTTACATGTAAAACATCTAAAACCAACAGGTGCCAATTACAACAAAACAGCCCGCTACAAACAAGGTGAAGCTTTTTATACTTTAGGATATGGATTTTGGATTACTGCCATTGCTTCTGCAAAACTGGCCATGATGAAGAAAAAACCATTTCTATTTTTAGATTACATTAAAGGATTTATGAAAGCAAAAAGAGCCAAAACGCCTTTATTAGTAACCCCAGAACAAGCTAAGTTTATTAGGAATTATCGTTTGCAGAAAATGAAACAAAAGTTAATTTGATTGCCAAAACAGTCGAAAAAAGGGAACTCATACCCCATAACTCATAACTTCTTTTTACCTTAGCCAATATTTAAAACTTATGATGCTAATTCGTTATTTATCCCAAATAGGGAAATATTTTTTAATGCTGAAAGAAATTTTCAATAAACAGACTAAATGGCCTGTTATGAAAAGTCTAATTCTAAAAGAAATCGACGACCTTATTATTGATTCACTTGGAATTGTTTGCTTCATTTCTTTTTTCATTGGAGGAGTTGTTGCTATTCAAACGGCCTTAAACTTAACTAATCCATTAATCCCAAAATATTTAATTGGTTTTGCTACACGTCAATCTGTAATTTTAGAGTTTGCCCCTACTTTTATCTCGGTAATTATGGCCGGAAAAATGGGTTCTTATATTACTTCAAGTATTGGAACTATGCGAGTTACAGAACAAATTGATGCTTTAGAGGTTATGGGTGTTAATTCCTTAAACTATCTTGTTTTTCCTAAAATTGTAGCTTTACTAATGTATCCTTTTGTAATTGGAATTAGTATGTTTTTAGGAATTTTTGGCGGATGGATGGCTTGCGCTTACGGAGGATTTTCAACTGGAGCAGATTTTATTATGGGAGCTCAGAAAGACTTCATACCCTTTCATATTACATATGCCTTTATCAAAACTTTAATCTTTGCTATGTTATTGGCAACAATTCCATCTTTTCATGGCTACTACATGAAAGGCGGTGCATTAGAGGTTGGTAAAGCAAGTACAATATCGTTCGTATGGACATCTGTTACTATTATCCTTCTAAATTATATATTAACTCAATTATTATTAGGATAATGATAGAAGTAAAAAACATAGAAAAATCATTTGGCGACAGCAAAGTTTTAAAAGGCGTTTCGACGGTATTTGAAACTGGAAAAACCAACTTGATTATTGGACAAAGTGGATCTGGAAAAACAGTTTTATTAAAAACATTGTTAGGAATCCACACACCAGACTCAGGAACAATCGAATTTGACGGAAGAGTTTATTCTGACTTAGATAAAGATGAGAAACGCGAATTAAGAACTGAAATCGGAATGGTATTTCAAGGTTCTGCATTATTTGATTCGATGACGGTTGAAGAGAATGTTGCTTTCCCTTTAAAAATGTTTACTAATAATAATAAAGCACAAATTAAAGAACGTGTTGATTTTGTTTTAGAAAGAGTAAACTTAGTTGAAGCACATAAAAAATTACCTTCAGAGATTTCGGGAGGTATGCAAAAACGTGTGGCGATTGCACGTGCAATTGTAAACAATCCAAAGTATTTATTTTGTGATGAACCAAACTCTGGTCTTGACCCAAACACTTCAACTTTGATTGATAATTTGATACAGGAAATTACTCGAGAGTATAACATTACAACGGTAATCAATACTCACGATATGAACTCTGTTATGGAAATTGGTGAAAATATTGTTTTCCTAAAAAAAGGACTAAAAGCGTGGCAGGGAACTAAAGAAGAAATCTTTAAAACAGATAACGAAGCAATCGTAAAATTCGTTTACTCTTCTAACCTATTTAAGAAAGTACGTGAAGCTTATTTAAAAGGACTATAACAACTTTTAATTCAAATACAAAAAATCCCAAATTCCAATCTAAACGACTTGGAATTTGGGATTTTTTATTGGAATTTAATGTAGTATTTCTACTTCCGCATTTGGATTAAAAAGGTAGGTTTTCCCAGAGCTTATTTCGATGCATTCAAAACGTTTTGTACGCACTGCAAGCTTCTTAAACACTTTACCGTTTTTGATTCTAAAAACACTTCCAAACGGAATTTCAAAGACGTAACTTTTATCGTTGTCTGTATCAAATTGTTTTAATGCTAAAGACAAAGTTGTATCAGTATCACTGCTTGCTGAGGGATTCTTAAAATGTCTCGCCAGCAAAGGCAAAATCTGACTTGGAAATATTTCCGGTCTAATAAACGGAACCATCAAACGCTGAAAAGTAAACTTCCATTCATTTCCATGTGGCTTTATGTTTCGTCCAAACTTTTCAAAAGCTACTAAATGGGCGATTTCATGAATCAAAGTAATTAAAAATCGGTATTTATTCAAACTGGCATTAACCGTAATTTCGTGTTTTCCGCTTGGCCCGCGTCTATAATCGCCGTGACGCGTTTGTCGTTCGTTTACAATTTTCAAATGCACCTGATTGGCCACTATCAAATCAAAAACGGGTTTTACCGCATGTTCAGGAATATATTTAGCTAAAGTTTCGCTCAATTTGGGTTAAATGTTATTTATAAATGTGACAAAATTTGGAATTTAAATATTAGAACTTAATTACGGATTCGTTGACGAAACCTCTAATACTTTTCCATTAAAATATTTATTTCCATTTAAAGTAAAATCATAAATATAAGTTGCCATTCCTTCAGCAGAAATTGGCGCTTGATAACCAGGGAAAGCTTCATTCAGCATTTCGGTCTGAACTGAACCTAAAGCTAGAACATTAAATGAAATGCCTTGTTCTTTATATTCTTCTGCTAATAATTCAGTCAAAGTAATAACAGCTCCTTTACTCGAACTATAAGCTGCTAAACCAGCAAATTTCAGACTTCCTCTTACTCCTCCAATGGAACTGATTGTTACAACATGACTTCCTTTTTGTAAATACGGAAGACAGATTCTTGTCAGATTTGCAACAGCAAAAACATTGACTTTGTAAATACTTTCAAAATCTGCCTGAGTAGTTTCTGCAAAAGGTTTCAAAAGTAAAGCTCCAGCATTATGAACCACTGCATCTACTTTTTTCCATGTTGAAGAAAGAAAACTTTCTACTTCTATCAAAGCAGATTCATCTGCCAAATCAATAGACAGGCAAGTCACATTTTGATGCTCTAAAAGCGTTTTAGGTATTTTTCTCGAAATGGCTAAAACCTGATTTCCTGCATTGGCAAACTGCAATGCTAATTCATAACCAATTCCTCTACTCGTTCCGGTAACAATAATATTTTTCATGGAGCAAAAATAATCAAATGCTGTAAAACAGCCTCTTATTTATTCATGGTTATTTCTTGTGTCGAAGAAGTTGCAATTTTAGTAACCGCTGGCAATAATTCCTGCGTAAAAGCAGTAATATGCGGAATATCCATCAGCTTAAATTCAT
This portion of the Flavobacterium panacagri genome encodes:
- a CDS encoding methyltransferase; translation: MYEKTFPNKRFRLTLEFLKKHVSTSETIFDFGVPNPFSKIMEENGYTVKNTKGEDLDNDQTALQTEDYTVFTAFEIFEHLLNPYTILQNVKCDKLLISIPLRLWFSPAYRSKTDMWDRHYHEFEDWQLDWLLEKTGWKITDRLQFTHPVKKIGLRPLLRYFTPRYYIVVAEKIK
- a CDS encoding glycosyltransferase gives rise to the protein MKYYIVIPAHNEQDLIGLTLQSLVSQTVLPSKVVVVNDNSTDKTEEVVLGFAKENPYISVVNKTSDAIHLPGSKVIQAFQKGFETLDSDYDIIVKIDGDLIFPPNYFETIIKHFESDLKIGMVGGFCYIDKNGEWVLENLTDKDHIRGALKAYRKETFQQIGGLKPAMGWDTVDELLCKYYGWKIVTDQSLHVKHLKPTGANYNKTARYKQGEAFYTLGYGFWITAIASAKLAMMKKKPFLFLDYIKGFMKAKRAKTPLLVTPEQAKFIRNYRLQKMKQKLI
- a CDS encoding MlaE family ABC transporter permease, whose product is MMLIRYLSQIGKYFLMLKEIFNKQTKWPVMKSLILKEIDDLIIDSLGIVCFISFFIGGVVAIQTALNLTNPLIPKYLIGFATRQSVILEFAPTFISVIMAGKMGSYITSSIGTMRVTEQIDALEVMGVNSLNYLVFPKIVALLMYPFVIGISMFLGIFGGWMACAYGGFSTGADFIMGAQKDFIPFHITYAFIKTLIFAMLLATIPSFHGYYMKGGALEVGKASTISFVWTSVTIILLNYILTQLLLG
- a CDS encoding ABC transporter ATP-binding protein — encoded protein: MIEVKNIEKSFGDSKVLKGVSTVFETGKTNLIIGQSGSGKTVLLKTLLGIHTPDSGTIEFDGRVYSDLDKDEKRELRTEIGMVFQGSALFDSMTVEENVAFPLKMFTNNNKAQIKERVDFVLERVNLVEAHKKLPSEISGGMQKRVAIARAIVNNPKYLFCDEPNSGLDPNTSTLIDNLIQEITREYNITTVINTHDMNSVMEIGENIVFLKKGLKAWQGTKEEIFKTDNEAIVKFVYSSNLFKKVREAYLKGL
- a CDS encoding SprT-like domain-containing protein encodes the protein MSETLAKYIPEHAVKPVFDLIVANQVHLKIVNERQTRHGDYRRGPSGKHEITVNASLNKYRFLITLIHEIAHLVAFEKFGRNIKPHGNEWKFTFQRLMVPFIRPEIFPSQILPLLARHFKNPSASSDTDTTLSLALKQFDTDNDKSYVFEIPFGSVFRIKNGKVFKKLAVRTKRFECIEISSGKTYLFNPNAEVEILH
- a CDS encoding SDR family NAD(P)-dependent oxidoreductase — protein: MKNIIVTGTSRGIGYELALQFANAGNQVLAISRKIPKTLLEHQNVTCLSIDLADESALIEVESFLSSTWKKVDAVVHNAGALLLKPFAETTQADFESIYKVNVFAVANLTRICLPYLQKGSHVVTISSIGGVRGSLKFAGLAAYSSSKGAVITLTELLAEEYKEQGISFNVLALGSVQTEMLNEAFPGYQAPISAEGMATYIYDFTLNGNKYFNGKVLEVSSTNP